The following proteins come from a genomic window of Neptunomonas concharum:
- a CDS encoding ATP-binding protein: MNNIYNLGIRGRFFFAFGVLSALTLVATIVSWISYNRLGDELNNVVEGNIQTLSLISDLKEGGTKITLMAPTLLATEDEQSRQQLLQKLNTNIEHMIELIPRLASVTPNNESQTSILVQIDNLQQTLSQLDSNVRQKLDLFQEKTQENKRLRWAGSRFLSEIKNVTERAQLNLFRRINQDYSDAWAVLNYFGRESATEINADLQRLYRIEADVNLLANLVDRAGHLPDLNSLIATQLHAEEIIQRVNQDVHRVNPLYDTRRLKQAIANIVSLTHDKGNIFSLRSQERLILQTGQQLLVQVHEKLGKLNQLITKRSNDTQTAAQMSVLNAQDTIRKGRIWMLLMVSASLLFSILVVWLYVGRNMVARITSLDASMRAIANGNLEERVQVKGGDEIGAMARSLVRFRDQLSTLQEELVQAGKLAALGQLSAGIAHEINQPLSAIGHYSHNGLRLLHAGRLEDTEKNLNQISNLTKRATMIITRLKSLARKQQTNWVPVDLQQVIDNVLLMLVGDEVRKLTDIQVLFHEITNRVYADPVQLEQVVLNLITNALDAIAEQESKQICIECRHLHDNRIALFVTDNGPGVSPELRENIFEPFFTTKRRGQSLGLGLSISFNIINNFGGKLSVVDEPSKGASFCIQLPKYRRSKS; this comes from the coding sequence ATGAACAATATTTATAACCTAGGGATTCGCGGGCGTTTTTTCTTTGCGTTTGGCGTACTGAGTGCACTGACTCTCGTAGCAACGATAGTTAGCTGGATATCCTACAATCGCTTAGGCGATGAACTCAATAACGTAGTAGAAGGTAATATTCAAACCTTAAGCTTGATTTCAGATTTAAAGGAAGGTGGCACAAAAATCACTCTCATGGCACCTACTTTGCTGGCTACTGAGGATGAGCAAAGTCGCCAACAACTTTTGCAAAAGTTGAATACCAATATTGAACACATGATCGAACTTATACCCCGTCTTGCGTCAGTGACTCCCAATAATGAAAGCCAAACATCAATTCTTGTTCAGATCGATAATCTCCAGCAAACCCTGAGTCAACTGGATAGTAACGTACGCCAGAAACTTGACTTATTCCAAGAAAAAACACAAGAGAACAAACGACTCAGATGGGCAGGCTCCCGCTTCTTGTCTGAGATAAAAAACGTTACTGAACGCGCCCAGCTCAATCTATTTCGTCGTATAAATCAGGATTACTCCGATGCTTGGGCGGTACTTAATTATTTTGGCAGAGAGTCCGCCACTGAGATCAATGCGGACCTACAGCGCCTCTATCGTATCGAGGCTGATGTTAATTTACTGGCTAATTTAGTAGATCGTGCCGGGCACCTACCCGATTTAAACTCTCTTATTGCCACCCAACTCCATGCAGAGGAGATTATACAAAGGGTCAATCAGGATGTGCACCGCGTGAATCCTTTATATGACACTAGGCGGCTAAAACAGGCTATCGCCAACATCGTCTCTCTGACACACGACAAAGGCAATATCTTTTCTCTTCGCAGCCAAGAGCGATTAATTTTACAAACGGGCCAGCAACTGTTGGTACAAGTTCACGAGAAACTCGGCAAACTCAATCAATTGATTACCAAGCGGTCTAATGACACTCAAACTGCGGCGCAAATGTCTGTGCTTAACGCACAAGATACCATCAGAAAAGGACGTATTTGGATGTTACTGATGGTCAGTGCGAGCTTACTGTTCTCAATTTTAGTGGTTTGGCTATACGTAGGCCGCAATATGGTAGCGAGAATTACCAGTCTTGATGCAAGTATGCGCGCTATCGCCAATGGCAATCTGGAAGAAAGAGTGCAAGTTAAAGGGGGTGATGAAATCGGAGCAATGGCACGCTCTCTGGTTCGTTTTAGAGATCAACTCTCTACTCTTCAGGAAGAGCTGGTTCAAGCGGGAAAACTGGCCGCCCTAGGCCAGCTTTCTGCGGGCATCGCTCATGAAATAAACCAACCACTTTCGGCTATTGGCCACTACTCCCATAACGGCTTACGTCTGTTACATGCAGGTCGCTTAGAGGACACCGAAAAAAACCTCAACCAAATATCTAACCTCACAAAACGAGCGACCATGATTATTACTCGTTTAAAGTCGTTGGCTAGAAAACAACAAACAAACTGGGTTCCGGTTGATCTCCAACAGGTGATAGATAATGTATTACTGATGCTGGTGGGTGATGAGGTTAGAAAACTAACGGACATACAGGTCTTGTTCCATGAGATAACAAACCGTGTTTATGCTGATCCGGTACAATTGGAACAGGTTGTGCTCAATTTAATCACCAACGCATTAGATGCCATTGCTGAGCAAGAGAGTAAACAGATCTGTATTGAGTGTCGGCACCTGCACGATAACCGCATAGCCCTGTTTGTAACGGATAATGGCCCCGGCGTTAGCCCCGAGCTACGTGAGAATATTTTTGAACCGTTCTTTACCACAAAGCGACGAGGGCAAAGCTTGGGGCTTGGCTTATCGATCTCGTTTAATATCATCAACAACTTCGGGGGCAAACTCAGCGTCGTAGACGAACCCAGCAAAGGCGCTTCGTTTTGTATCCAACTACCTAAATATCGGAGAAGTAAATCATGA
- a CDS encoding TRAP transporter substrate-binding protein produces MRMLSKKNLGAAALVLLVAFMSRGIAANDTIIIKAVGTWGYFSNYPKHESPFWNQHIAEVSKGEIVGEIKPQDELGLRGFEIIRLIKNGVFDFAFGLPGYVMPENEIFEGADLSALVQNITVQRKVADAYFPTLARAFSEKYNAKLMMLYPFPSQMIWCKTPVNSIGDLKDRRIRVFLTTLGDFVEGVGATPVSVPFLDVPKALEENLIDCVITGTMSAYASQLYKATPYGFKLRVGWGLAFGAMNRDKWNLLNPAQKTLLQNEIAKLTEKMWRETATEDAVALDCLASGPCSLGENGHMILAQPSDQDLEVRNKIAQEVILPRWTQRCGPECAANWNRTVGKVLNLRADVTLQ; encoded by the coding sequence ATGAGAATGCTGTCGAAAAAAAATCTGGGAGCTGCTGCTCTGGTACTTCTGGTTGCTTTTATGAGCCGTGGTATTGCAGCTAATGACACCATCATCATTAAAGCTGTAGGAACGTGGGGGTACTTTAGCAACTACCCTAAACATGAAAGTCCGTTTTGGAATCAACATATAGCAGAGGTGTCCAAAGGCGAGATTGTTGGAGAGATCAAGCCGCAAGATGAATTGGGGTTGCGAGGGTTTGAGATTATCCGTTTGATTAAAAATGGCGTGTTTGATTTTGCATTTGGTTTACCAGGTTATGTTATGCCTGAAAATGAGATTTTTGAAGGAGCCGACCTATCTGCTCTTGTGCAAAATATCACGGTGCAGCGTAAAGTGGCAGACGCCTATTTTCCAACATTGGCCCGTGCTTTTTCAGAAAAATACAATGCAAAGTTGATGATGTTATATCCCTTTCCAAGCCAAATGATCTGGTGTAAAACGCCTGTTAATAGCATTGGAGATCTCAAAGATCGACGAATTCGGGTGTTTTTAACCACGCTAGGTGATTTTGTTGAGGGGGTTGGTGCGACACCCGTCAGCGTCCCTTTTTTGGATGTGCCTAAAGCGCTTGAAGAAAATCTCATCGATTGTGTGATTACTGGCACGATGTCAGCGTATGCGAGCCAGCTGTATAAAGCGACTCCTTATGGATTCAAGCTACGCGTAGGTTGGGGGTTGGCCTTTGGAGCGATGAATAGGGATAAATGGAATTTACTTAACCCAGCTCAAAAGACATTGCTGCAAAATGAAATAGCTAAGCTAACTGAGAAAATGTGGCGTGAAACGGCAACCGAAGATGCGGTAGCGTTAGATTGCTTGGCATCGGGCCCCTGTAGTCTAGGTGAAAATGGACATATGATATTAGCTCAGCCTTCTGATCAGGATTTGGAGGTTCGCAATAAAATCGCGCAAGAGGTTATTCTGCCGCGATGGACTCAACGTTGCGGTCCAGAGTGTGCGGCCAATTGGAATCGAACCGTAGGGAAAGTGCTTAACTTAAGGGCCGATGTCACATTGCAGTAA
- a CDS encoding sugar diacid recognition domain-containing protein — MDRLSFLDPKIFQNICEQIAAAIGYNINVMNASGIIIASSNKLRIGEQHYGALKVMRGEVDFFAVDGATAKAHDVYEGYNLPLEYQGDRIANIGVTAPLEEARRYAEVVRICVNAILRDIGREIEHKAVLESEVRKRTAELEKEIQRHKQTEAELILSRERLNDTLMSSSDWLWETDADNRYVYLSEIFYDVVGLTPEEVLGRTRDEVLGKLLLSTNRNQWEEISQLQKERRGFRNLCYEIKTPADETLIIEVSAKPFFDSEGNLRGYRGTGADVTREKIMEEALKQSEKMAGLGEMVAGVAHEVNTPLGVCVTVASHLEEELKSLQERYQSGAMGRTHLENYLQEAFQSYDIIKNNLNRAAGLIRSFKQIAVDQSSEHPRLFDFGLYIGEVLTSLGPKLSRTNFNTVVNCPDNLKIKARPDLFAHIITNFVVNSLTHGFENQSHGAITLCVLPKGTESLVLVYKDNGKGMDAESRKRIYEPFYTTKRGVGSGLGMHIIFNIVTEQLGGTIECSSSLGQGVRFEIEIPQRQGTLEVI; from the coding sequence ATGGACCGTCTTTCATTTCTTGATCCAAAAATATTTCAAAATATCTGCGAACAAATAGCAGCGGCGATTGGTTACAACATCAACGTAATGAATGCTTCCGGGATTATCATAGCCTCTTCTAATAAATTACGAATTGGTGAACAGCACTATGGTGCGTTAAAAGTCATGAGGGGGGAAGTTGATTTTTTCGCAGTCGATGGAGCCACTGCTAAGGCACATGATGTTTATGAAGGATACAACCTACCTCTTGAATACCAAGGTGACCGCATAGCTAATATTGGTGTAACGGCCCCCCTAGAAGAAGCACGTCGGTATGCAGAGGTGGTGAGGATCTGCGTTAACGCTATTCTGCGTGATATAGGGCGGGAGATAGAGCATAAAGCTGTCTTAGAGTCTGAAGTGAGAAAAAGGACGGCTGAACTAGAGAAAGAGATTCAGCGACACAAGCAAACTGAGGCTGAGTTAATTTTAAGCAGAGAACGTTTAAATGACACCTTGATGTCTAGTTCAGATTGGTTGTGGGAGACGGATGCTGACAATCGATATGTATACCTATCTGAAATATTCTACGACGTTGTGGGACTTACGCCTGAAGAGGTGTTAGGGCGTACGCGTGATGAAGTCCTTGGTAAACTATTATTGAGTACGAATCGAAACCAGTGGGAAGAAATTAGCCAGCTGCAAAAAGAGCGTCGGGGCTTTAGGAATTTATGTTACGAGATTAAAACACCCGCAGATGAGACACTTATTATCGAGGTGAGTGCAAAGCCTTTCTTTGACTCGGAGGGAAATTTACGAGGCTATCGTGGTACAGGTGCTGATGTCACACGGGAAAAAATTATGGAAGAGGCGCTTAAACAATCAGAAAAAATGGCGGGTTTAGGTGAGATGGTTGCTGGCGTTGCTCATGAAGTTAACACCCCACTGGGCGTCTGTGTGACGGTCGCCTCCCATTTAGAGGAGGAACTTAAATCCCTGCAAGAACGCTATCAAAGCGGCGCAATGGGTCGTACGCACCTTGAAAATTATCTGCAAGAGGCTTTCCAATCCTACGATATTATCAAGAACAACCTGAATCGGGCAGCGGGACTTATTCGAAGCTTTAAGCAGATTGCGGTTGATCAAAGCAGTGAGCACCCGCGGCTTTTTGATTTTGGGCTCTATATAGGCGAAGTGTTGACGAGTTTAGGGCCGAAGTTGAGTAGAACGAACTTTAATACGGTGGTTAACTGCCCCGATAATCTAAAAATCAAAGCTCGCCCAGATCTTTTTGCCCATATTATTACTAACTTTGTTGTGAATAGCTTAACTCACGGTTTTGAAAACCAATCTCATGGTGCTATCACCCTTTGTGTTTTACCCAAAGGCACTGAGAGTTTGGTACTGGTGTATAAAGATAACGGTAAAGGGATGGATGCCGAGTCTCGAAAACGTATCTATGAACCCTTCTACACAACTAAGCGTGGTGTGGGTAGTGGGCTGGGCATGCACATCATTTTTAACATAGTCACTGAGCAGTTAGGTGGAACAATCGAGTGCAGCTCCTCTCTAGGCCAAGGTGTGCGTTTTGAAATAGAAATTCCCCAGCGACAAGGTACTTTGGAAGTCATCTAA
- the dnaX gene encoding DNA polymerase III subunit gamma/tau, which yields MSYQVLARKWRPKRFTEMVGQEHVLKALVNALDDDRLHHAYLFTGTRGVGKTSIARLFAKSLNCETGVSSEPCGQCGACIEIAEGRFVDLIEVDAASRTKVEDTRELLENVQYAPTHGRFKVYLIDEVHMLSTSSFNALLKTLEEPPPHVKFLLATTDPQKLPVTVLSRCLQFNLKNLIPEKIVNHLAYVLNEEQIRYEEPALWLLARSADGSMRDALSLTDQSIAFGAGAVIENDVRAMLGTIDQRLVYRILDALVALDPSELLASVSDLAQFSPDYMTVLGDLISLLHRIAVAQVLPEAVDNSMGDQTQVSTLAHKIRPEDIQLFYQIALMGRKDLPFAPDAREGLEMILLRMLAFRPADAKASSIELADASVTAPSTSKQDVVTQASNKPSVVEPVKTAPELPVVTPETVVVASDLEPPPYDEYDLPPQIEEEPNGKKPIAEPLPAQQAEVNTVHERALPAADHPVTVQVVDTGGVDHELTVDLPTSLSALQPSHWVSLLGALGLSGMTASIASNLSLESVSESQLLFHFRAEQEALLNDVQQQRIEEALAGYFQQTLSVAFNKAVQTQETPADYFARLKAERLARAINDFETDPHVQQLLSQFSGKIIPDSIYPIDP from the coding sequence ATGAGTTATCAAGTGTTAGCCCGGAAGTGGCGACCTAAGCGATTTACCGAAATGGTAGGGCAGGAACATGTCCTTAAAGCGTTGGTCAATGCACTTGATGATGATCGCCTTCACCATGCCTATCTTTTCACAGGTACACGTGGAGTAGGGAAAACCTCCATTGCCCGTTTATTCGCGAAATCGTTGAACTGTGAAACGGGTGTGTCATCTGAGCCTTGTGGCCAATGTGGTGCCTGTATCGAAATTGCTGAAGGGCGCTTTGTCGATCTTATAGAAGTGGATGCGGCCTCAAGAACAAAAGTAGAAGATACTCGCGAATTACTCGAAAACGTCCAATATGCACCTACGCACGGTCGGTTTAAAGTTTATCTGATCGACGAAGTGCATATGCTATCGACCAGCTCCTTTAATGCGTTACTTAAAACGCTGGAAGAGCCGCCACCCCATGTAAAGTTTTTGCTGGCAACGACCGATCCACAAAAATTGCCCGTCACGGTGTTATCCCGTTGTTTACAGTTTAATTTAAAAAATCTGATCCCTGAGAAGATCGTCAACCACTTGGCCTATGTGCTTAACGAAGAGCAAATTCGCTACGAAGAACCTGCATTGTGGCTATTAGCACGCTCCGCTGATGGTTCGATGCGTGACGCTCTGAGTTTGACCGATCAATCAATTGCTTTTGGCGCGGGCGCAGTGATTGAAAATGATGTTCGTGCCATGCTCGGGACCATTGATCAGCGTTTGGTATATCGCATTCTGGATGCATTAGTAGCGTTAGATCCATCTGAGCTGCTTGCATCCGTGTCGGACCTTGCGCAGTTTTCCCCCGACTATATGACGGTACTTGGAGACCTTATTAGCTTATTGCATCGTATTGCAGTAGCCCAAGTGCTCCCGGAAGCGGTCGATAATAGTATGGGGGATCAAACTCAAGTATCTACACTTGCGCATAAGATCCGTCCAGAAGATATACAACTGTTTTATCAAATCGCACTGATGGGGCGTAAAGACCTGCCGTTCGCACCTGATGCTCGGGAAGGTCTTGAGATGATTCTATTGCGAATGCTGGCTTTTCGACCAGCGGATGCAAAAGCCTCATCTATCGAATTAGCCGACGCTTCTGTTACTGCTCCGAGCACGAGTAAACAGGATGTTGTGACACAGGCGAGTAACAAACCGAGTGTGGTTGAGCCTGTGAAAACAGCACCTGAGCTGCCGGTAGTTACCCCTGAAACAGTTGTAGTAGCATCTGATCTTGAGCCTCCTCCCTATGATGAGTATGACCTTCCTCCTCAGATAGAAGAGGAACCTAATGGAAAAAAGCCTATAGCTGAGCCTTTGCCTGCTCAGCAGGCTGAGGTGAATACCGTCCATGAGAGAGCATTACCCGCCGCCGATCACCCTGTTACAGTTCAAGTGGTTGATACGGGTGGGGTAGATCATGAATTGACTGTCGATTTGCCAACATCACTATCCGCACTACAGCCTTCTCATTGGGTATCTTTACTGGGTGCCTTAGGGCTCAGTGGTATGACGGCTAGTATTGCCAGCAACCTTTCGTTGGAATCAGTGTCTGAATCTCAGTTATTGTTCCATTTTCGTGCAGAGCAAGAAGCGCTTCTGAACGACGTACAGCAGCAGCGAATTGAAGAAGCATTAGCTGGTTATTTTCAGCAAACGCTATCTGTTGCTTTTAATAAAGCTGTGCAAACTCAGGAGACGCCCGCCGACTATTTCGCGCGACTGAAAGCAGAACGATTAGCAAGGGCGATTAATGATTTTGAAACTGACCCGCATGTACAACAGCTATTAAGTCAGTTTAGTGGAAAGATTATTCCCGATTCTATTTATCCTATTGACCCATAA
- a CDS encoding YbaB/EbfC family nucleoid-associated protein, with translation MMKGGMGNLMKQAQKMQEDLQKAQAEIANAEVNGESGAGLVKIVMTGRHDVKSVSIDDSLLEEDKDILEDLIAAAVNDAVRKVEASTQERMAKVTGGMGMPPGFNMPF, from the coding sequence ATGATGAAAGGCGGAATGGGCAACTTGATGAAACAAGCCCAAAAAATGCAAGAAGACTTACAAAAAGCACAAGCTGAAATTGCCAATGCAGAAGTTAACGGTGAGTCAGGCGCAGGGTTAGTCAAAATTGTAATGACGGGGCGCCATGATGTTAAAAGCGTCTCTATTGACGATAGTTTGTTAGAAGAAGATAAGGATATCTTAGAAGATTTGATCGCTGCGGCTGTGAATGATGCAGTACGCAAAGTGGAAGCGTCGACGCAGGAGCGCATGGCAAAAGTCACTGGTGGTATGGGTATGCCTCCAGGGTTTAATATGCCGTTCTGA
- the recR gene encoding recombination mediator RecR, which yields MSFSPLIQQLVTALRCLPGVGPKSAQRMAFHLLERDREGAFTLADALKVAAQEVEQCRMCCTLSESEICDICASPSRESSLLCIVESPMDVLAIEQTSGFAGVYYVLGGHLSPIDGVGPEDLGIDFLIDRVTSEQVKEVILATNPTVEGEATAHYIAERLKGCETRITRIAHGVPVGGELEYVDGGTLAHALAGRRQW from the coding sequence ATGTCTTTCAGCCCATTAATACAGCAACTGGTCACAGCATTGCGTTGTTTACCTGGTGTCGGTCCAAAATCAGCTCAGAGAATGGCATTTCATCTTCTTGAGCGAGATAGAGAGGGCGCCTTTACTTTAGCTGATGCTTTGAAGGTAGCTGCACAAGAGGTTGAACAGTGCCGCATGTGTTGTACGCTGAGCGAGTCAGAAATATGTGATATTTGTGCATCGCCTAGTCGGGAAAGCTCTTTGCTCTGTATTGTTGAATCGCCAATGGATGTACTTGCGATCGAGCAAACCAGTGGCTTTGCTGGAGTCTACTATGTGCTCGGCGGGCATCTTTCCCCGATTGATGGCGTCGGCCCAGAAGACTTGGGAATCGACTTTTTGATTGATAGAGTCACATCAGAACAGGTGAAAGAAGTTATATTGGCTACGAATCCAACGGTAGAGGGTGAGGCGACAGCGCACTATATTGCAGAGCGCTTAAAGGGCTGTGAAACTCGAATTACCCGCATCGCGCATGGTGTACCCGTCGGAGGTGAGCTTGAGTATGTCGATGGTGGAACGCTTGCCCATGCACTAGCAGGGCGACGACAATGGTGA
- the rnd gene encoding ribonuclease D, giving the protein MNKQAYEVSVLEVSAQRPEHIVTDEALHERCQYWQRLPMIAIDTEFQRVDTFYPIPGLIQIADDQCCYLVDPLSIKDFSPLVALFENRDVLKVIHAGSEDLELFNHTLGALPTPIFDTQLAAAFVGWGFTMGLQRMVEHALGIQLGKGETTSDWLKRPLRPEQEVYAALDVAYLPAICLQLKDQLTKLGRLSWFEEESLVALSQAIDTDPEGKEYYRRFSQMSGLQDHKLAALRDITMWREQQSRLRDVPRNRILRNQAIIAIVQRWPKTKHELSRLEDIKYRVVKEDGDVILGLLATSQTSAKENPVSAINRPLHVSWNKRLKRLKTIARDTAHRLDVAQEVLLKKKDLDALVRSGMDTGQYQLPSGLQGWRKAVIGDALLDQLNKFTNNG; this is encoded by the coding sequence TTGAATAAGCAAGCCTATGAGGTATCGGTTTTAGAGGTATCGGCTCAGCGGCCTGAGCATATCGTCACCGATGAAGCTTTGCATGAGCGCTGTCAGTATTGGCAGCGTTTACCAATGATTGCCATCGATACCGAGTTTCAGCGAGTTGATACCTTTTATCCCATTCCAGGCTTGATACAAATTGCTGACGATCAGTGTTGTTATCTCGTAGATCCGCTGAGTATCAAGGACTTCTCGCCGTTAGTCGCGTTATTTGAAAACCGTGATGTACTCAAGGTTATTCACGCGGGCAGTGAAGATCTAGAGCTCTTTAACCACACACTGGGTGCGCTACCCACGCCAATATTTGATACGCAGCTGGCAGCAGCATTTGTTGGTTGGGGCTTTACCATGGGGCTTCAACGTATGGTTGAACACGCCCTTGGCATTCAACTGGGTAAGGGGGAAACCACATCAGATTGGCTAAAACGTCCACTACGTCCTGAGCAGGAGGTATATGCGGCACTGGATGTCGCTTATCTGCCTGCCATCTGTCTACAGTTAAAAGATCAGCTAACCAAGCTGGGTCGCCTCTCATGGTTTGAAGAAGAGTCTCTCGTTGCGTTATCGCAAGCTATTGATACAGACCCTGAAGGTAAAGAATATTATCGTCGTTTTAGTCAGATGTCGGGATTGCAAGATCACAAGTTGGCCGCCTTACGGGATATAACGATGTGGCGGGAACAGCAAAGCCGCTTAAGGGATGTTCCGCGTAACCGCATTTTAAGAAACCAAGCCATTATCGCCATTGTTCAGCGCTGGCCAAAAACAAAGCATGAGCTATCAAGGCTCGAAGATATTAAGTACCGCGTCGTCAAGGAAGATGGTGATGTGATCTTGGGGTTGCTTGCAACCTCGCAGACTAGCGCAAAGGAGAATCCTGTCAGCGCTATTAACCGTCCATTGCATGTTTCGTGGAATAAGCGCCTAAAACGGCTGAAAACGATTGCTCGGGACACTGCTCATCGACTTGACGTTGCCCAAGAGGTGCTTCTTAAGAAAAAGGATCTGGATGCGCTTGTGCGTTCAGGTATGGATACTGGGCAGTATCAATTACCAAGCGGTCTCCAAGGCTGGCGCAAAGCGGTAATTGGCGATGCTTTACTCGATCAACTGAATAAATTTACGAACAACGGCTAA
- a CDS encoding YcgL domain-containing protein, with translation MIICSIYKSARKDEMYLYLDKRDQLTRVPEPLLEMFGKPHHVMDMPLTKDRKLARIDDTEKLLSDLKEKGYYLQMPPPKEDYMLDLYQERPETGVR, from the coding sequence ATGATTATTTGCTCTATCTACAAAAGTGCTCGAAAAGATGAGATGTATCTCTATCTTGATAAACGAGATCAGTTAACTCGGGTTCCTGAACCGCTACTTGAAATGTTTGGTAAGCCACATCACGTGATGGATATGCCATTGACTAAAGACAGGAAGCTAGCGCGTATCGATGATACAGAAAAGCTACTCAGTGATTTGAAAGAGAAAGGATATTATCTTCAAATGCCACCGCCTAAAGAGGACTACATGCTGGATCTTTATCAGGAACGCCCTGAAACAGGTGTCCGATAG
- a CDS encoding YcgN family cysteine cluster protein gives MAQEVFWRSKTLDQMTSIEWESLCDGCALCCLHKIEDEDTQEVFYTTVVCHLMDDSCRCTQYEKRTELVPSCVKLRPEDVEAFHWLPPTCAYRLIYEGQPLPEWHPLISGKENSVIDAGASVLHIYSVKDNEISEDDLIDYVLDE, from the coding sequence GTGGCTCAAGAAGTTTTTTGGCGGAGTAAAACGCTTGATCAAATGACATCCATTGAATGGGAATCTCTTTGTGATGGCTGTGCATTGTGTTGTCTTCATAAAATTGAAGATGAAGATACGCAAGAAGTATTTTACACAACGGTGGTGTGTCATTTAATGGATGATAGTTGCCGGTGTACGCAGTACGAAAAACGAACCGAGCTGGTTCCTAGTTGTGTGAAGCTGCGCCCTGAGGATGTAGAGGCATTTCATTGGTTGCCTCCTACGTGTGCGTATCGATTGATTTATGAAGGTCAGCCCTTACCGGAATGGCACCCACTTATATCGGGAAAAGAGAACTCAGTGATTGATGCGGGCGCATCTGTCCTGCACATCTATTCGGTAAAAGATAATGAGATCAGTGAAGATGACTTGATAGATTATGTGCTCGACGAATAA